A single region of the Marmota flaviventris isolate mMarFla1 chromosome 10, mMarFla1.hap1, whole genome shotgun sequence genome encodes:
- the Arhgef2 gene encoding rho guanine nucleotide exchange factor 2 isoform X8, with protein MVMRGAHSHRLESAGELAPSASPALPPLCASPPAQGREYSSPGASRAGAGRWSEDAALQSREMSGNRRQPSRRGQAREKEKMKEAKDARYTNGHLFTTITVSGMTMCYACNKSITAKEALVCPTCNVTIHNRCKDTLANCTKVKQKQQKAALLKNNTALQSVSLRSKTATRERPSSAIYPADSFRQSLLGSRRGRSSLSLAKSVSTTNIAGHFNDETPLGLRRILSQSTDSLNMRNRTLSVESLIDEGAEVIYNELMSDFEMDEKDFAADSWSLAVDSSFLQQHKKEVMKQQDVIYELIQTELHHVRTLKIMTRLFRTGMLEELQLEPGVVQGLFPCVDELSDIHTRFLSQLLERRRQALCPGSSRNFVIHRLGDLLISQFSGPSAEQMRKTYAEFCSRHTKALKLYKELYARDKRFQQFIRKVTRSAVLKRHGVQECILLVTQRITKYPVLINRILQHSHGAEEERQDLTAALGLVKELLSNVDQDVHELEKGARLQEIYNRMDPRAQAPVPGKGPFGREELLRRKLIHDGCLLWKTATGRFKDVLMLLMTDVLLFLQEKDQKYIFPALDKPSVVSLQNLIVRDIANQEKGMFLISAAPPEMYEVHTASRDDRSTWIRVIQQSVRVCPSREDFPLIETEDEAYLRRIKMELQQKDRALVELLQEKVGLFAEMTHFQAEEDGGSGMSLPTLPRGLFRSESLESPRGERLLQDAIREVEGLKDLLVGPGVELLLTPRELALPLEPDSGGNTSPGVTANGEARTFNGSIELCRADSDSSQKDRNGNQLRSPQEFSRPEAWALFPPSPLSSGGVTAGGQSLWTSAWPAGGCGPAGHSDGSPVPRGP; from the exons ATGGTTATGAGAGGAGCTCACTCCCATAGATTGGAAAGCGCTGGTGAGCTGGCACCCTCTGCTTCGCCCGCTCTCCCTCCGCTCTGCGCATCTCCCCCAGCACAGGGAAGGGAGTACAGCAGCCCGGGGGCgagcagagctggggctgggaggtGGAGTGAGGACGCGGCGCTCCAGAGCAGGGAGATGAGTGGCAACAGGAGGCAACCCAGCCGCAGGGGCCAG GCCCGggaaaaggagaagatgaaggaAGCCAAGGATGCCCGCTATACCAACGGGCACCTCTTCACCACCATCACGGTTTCGGGCATGACCATGTGCTATGCCTGTAACAAGAGTATCACCGCCAAGGAAGCCCTCGTCTGCCCAA CCTGCAATGTGACTATCCACAACCGCTGTAAAGACACCCTCGCCAACTGTACCAAGGTCAAGCAGAAG caacagaaagccgCCCTGCTGAAGAACAACACTGCCTTGCAGTCTGTTTCCCTTCGCAGTAAGA CAGCCACCCGAGAGCGGCCCTCCTCAGCCATCTACCCCGCTGACAGCTTCCGGCAGTCCCTTCTGGGCTCCCGCCGTGGCCGCTCCTCCTTGTCTTTAGCCAAGAGTGTCTCCACCACCAACATTGCTGG ACATTTCAATGATGAGACGCCCCTGGGGCTGCGTCGGATCCTCTCTCAGTCTACAGACTCGCTCAACATGCGGAACCGAACCCTGTCGGTGGAGTCCCTCATTGATGAAG GTGCAGAGGTGATCTACAATGAGCTGATGAGCGACTTTGAAATGGATGAGAAGGACTTTGCGGCTGATTCCTGGAGCCTTGCTGTGGATAGCAGCTTCCTGCAGCAGCACAAGAAGGAGGTGATGAAGCAGCAGGACGTCATCTACG AGCTGATTCAGACGGAGCTGCACCATGTGAGGACGCTGAAGATCATGACCCGCCTCTTCCGCACGGGGATGCTGGAAGAGCTGCAGTTGGAGCCAGGAGTTGTGCAGGGCCTGTTCCCCTGTGTGGATGAGCTCAGTGACATCCATACGCGCTTCCTCAGCCAGCTGTTAGAACGCCGACGGCAGGCTCTGTGCCCTGGCAGCTCCCGGAACTTTGTCATCCATCGCTTGGGTGACCTGCTCATCAGCCAG TTCTCAGGTCCCAGTGCGGAGCAGATGCGGAAGACCTATGCAGAGTTCTGCAGCCGGCACACCAAGGCCTTAAAGCTCTATAAGGAGCTGTATGCCCGAGACAAACGCTTCCAGCAGTTCATTCGG AAAGTGACCCGTTCAGCTGTGCTGAAGCGGCATGGGGTCCAGGAGTGCATCCTCCTGGTAACTCAGCGCATCACCAAGTACCCAGTGCTCATCAACCGCATCCTACAGCATTCCCATG GGGCTGAGGAGGAGCGCCAGGACCTAACAGCGGCACTGGGGCTGGTGAAGGAGTTGCTGTCCAACGTGGACCAGGATGTGCACGAGCTAGAGAAAGGGGCCCGTCTGCAGGAGATCTACAACCGCATGGACCCTCGGGCCCAGGCCCCGGTGCCTGGCAAGGGGCCCTTTGGCCGAGAGGAACTTCTACGGCGCAAGCTCATCCATGATGGCTGCCTGCTCTGGAAGACAGCAACTGGGCGCTTCAAAG ATGTGCTGATGCTGCTGATGACGGATGTGCTGCTATTTCTCCAGGAGAAGGACCAGAAGTACATTTTTCCTGCCCTG GACAAGCCCTCAGTGGTGTCGCTGCAGAATCTGATAGTGCGGGACATCGCCAACCAGGAAAAAGGGATGTTCCTGATCAGCGCGGCCCCGCCCGAGATGTATGAGGTGCATACAGCGTCCCGGGATGACCGGAGCACCTGGATCCGTGTCATTCAGCAGAGTGTGCGCGT ATGCCCATCCAGGGAGGACTTCCCCCTGATTGAGACGGAGGATGAGGCATACCTACGGCGGATCAAGA TGGAGCTGCAGCAGAAGGACCGCGCGCTAGTGGAGCTGCTGCAGGAGAAGGTCGGGCTGTTTGCTGAGATGACCCACTTCCAGGCAGAAGAAGACGGTGGCAGTGGAATGtccctgcccaccctgcccaGGGGCCTTTTCCGCTCTGAGTCCCTGGAATCCCCCCGGGGCGAGCGGCTGCTGCAGGATGCTATCCGTGAGG TGGAGGGCTTGAAAGACCTGCTGGTGGGCCCTGGAGTGGAGCTGCTCCTGACGCCCCGAGAGTTGGCCCTGCCCTTGGAACCGGACAGCGGTGGTAACACGAGTCCTGGGGTTACTGCCA ATGGGGAGGCCAGAACCTTCAATGGTTCCATTGAACTCTGCAGAGCCGACTCCGACTCCAGCCAGAAG GATCGAAATGGAAACCAGCTGAGATCCCCCCAAGAG TTCTCCCGTCCTGAAGCTTGGGCACTGTTCCCACCCTCTCCTCTGTCCTCAGGAGGCGTTACAGCGGGTGGTCAATCTCTATGGACTTCTGCATGGCCTGCAG GCGGCTGTGGCCCAGCAGGACACTCTGATGGAAGCCCGGTTCCCCGAGGGCCCTGA
- the Arhgef2 gene encoding rho guanine nucleotide exchange factor 2 isoform X2, with product MVMRGAHSHRLESAGELAPSASPALPPLCASPPAQGREYSSPGASRAGAGRWSEDAALQSREMSGNRRQPSRRGQAREKEKMKEAKDARYTNGHLFTTITVSGMTMCYACNKSITAKEALVCPTCNVTIHNRCKDTLANCTKVKQKQQKAALLKNNTALQSVSLRSKTTRERPSSAIYPADSFRQSLLGSRRGRSSLSLAKSVSTTNIAGHFNDETPLGLRRILSQSTDSLNMRNRTLSVESLIDEGAEVIYNELMSDFEMDEKDFAADSWSLAVDSSFLQQHKKEVMKQQDVIYELIQTELHHVRTLKIMTRLFRTGMLEELQLEPGVVQGLFPCVDELSDIHTRFLSQLLERRRQALCPGSSRNFVIHRLGDLLISQFSGPSAEQMRKTYAEFCSRHTKALKLYKELYARDKRFQQFIRKVTRSAVLKRHGVQECILLVTQRITKYPVLINRILQHSHGAEEERQDLTAALGLVKELLSNVDQDVHELEKGARLQEIYNRMDPRAQAPVPGKGPFGREELLRRKLIHDGCLLWKTATGRFKDVLMLLMTDVLLFLQEKDQKYIFPALDKPSVVSLQNLIVRDIANQEKGMFLISAAPPEMYEVHTASRDDRSTWIRVIQQSVRVCPSREDFPLIETEDEAYLRRIKMELQQKDRALVELLQEKVGLFAEMTHFQAEEDGGSGMSLPTLPRGLFRSESLESPRGERLLQDAIREVEGLKDLLVGPGVELLLTPRELALPLEPDSGGNTSPGVTANGEARTFNGSIELCRADSDSSQKDRNGNQLRSPQEEALQRVVNLYGLLHGLQAAVAQQDTLMEARFPEGPERRDKLARANSRDGEAGRAAAATVAPDKQATELALLQRQHALLQEELRRCRRLGEERATEAGSLEARLRESEQARALLEREAEEARRQLAALGQTEPLPAEAPWARRPLDPRRRSLPAGDALYLSFTPPQPSRGHDRLDLPVTVRSVHRPFEDRERQELGSPEERLQDSSDPDTGSEEEGSSRLSPPHSPRDFTRMQDIPEEIESRDGEPVASES from the exons ATGGTTATGAGAGGAGCTCACTCCCATAGATTGGAAAGCGCTGGTGAGCTGGCACCCTCTGCTTCGCCCGCTCTCCCTCCGCTCTGCGCATCTCCCCCAGCACAGGGAAGGGAGTACAGCAGCCCGGGGGCgagcagagctggggctgggaggtGGAGTGAGGACGCGGCGCTCCAGAGCAGGGAGATGAGTGGCAACAGGAGGCAACCCAGCCGCAGGGGCCAG GCCCGggaaaaggagaagatgaaggaAGCCAAGGATGCCCGCTATACCAACGGGCACCTCTTCACCACCATCACGGTTTCGGGCATGACCATGTGCTATGCCTGTAACAAGAGTATCACCGCCAAGGAAGCCCTCGTCTGCCCAA CCTGCAATGTGACTATCCACAACCGCTGTAAAGACACCCTCGCCAACTGTACCAAGGTCAAGCAGAAG caacagaaagccgCCCTGCTGAAGAACAACACTGCCTTGCAGTCTGTTTCCCTTCGCAGTAAGA CCACCCGAGAGCGGCCCTCCTCAGCCATCTACCCCGCTGACAGCTTCCGGCAGTCCCTTCTGGGCTCCCGCCGTGGCCGCTCCTCCTTGTCTTTAGCCAAGAGTGTCTCCACCACCAACATTGCTGG ACATTTCAATGATGAGACGCCCCTGGGGCTGCGTCGGATCCTCTCTCAGTCTACAGACTCGCTCAACATGCGGAACCGAACCCTGTCGGTGGAGTCCCTCATTGATGAAG GTGCAGAGGTGATCTACAATGAGCTGATGAGCGACTTTGAAATGGATGAGAAGGACTTTGCGGCTGATTCCTGGAGCCTTGCTGTGGATAGCAGCTTCCTGCAGCAGCACAAGAAGGAGGTGATGAAGCAGCAGGACGTCATCTACG AGCTGATTCAGACGGAGCTGCACCATGTGAGGACGCTGAAGATCATGACCCGCCTCTTCCGCACGGGGATGCTGGAAGAGCTGCAGTTGGAGCCAGGAGTTGTGCAGGGCCTGTTCCCCTGTGTGGATGAGCTCAGTGACATCCATACGCGCTTCCTCAGCCAGCTGTTAGAACGCCGACGGCAGGCTCTGTGCCCTGGCAGCTCCCGGAACTTTGTCATCCATCGCTTGGGTGACCTGCTCATCAGCCAG TTCTCAGGTCCCAGTGCGGAGCAGATGCGGAAGACCTATGCAGAGTTCTGCAGCCGGCACACCAAGGCCTTAAAGCTCTATAAGGAGCTGTATGCCCGAGACAAACGCTTCCAGCAGTTCATTCGG AAAGTGACCCGTTCAGCTGTGCTGAAGCGGCATGGGGTCCAGGAGTGCATCCTCCTGGTAACTCAGCGCATCACCAAGTACCCAGTGCTCATCAACCGCATCCTACAGCATTCCCATG GGGCTGAGGAGGAGCGCCAGGACCTAACAGCGGCACTGGGGCTGGTGAAGGAGTTGCTGTCCAACGTGGACCAGGATGTGCACGAGCTAGAGAAAGGGGCCCGTCTGCAGGAGATCTACAACCGCATGGACCCTCGGGCCCAGGCCCCGGTGCCTGGCAAGGGGCCCTTTGGCCGAGAGGAACTTCTACGGCGCAAGCTCATCCATGATGGCTGCCTGCTCTGGAAGACAGCAACTGGGCGCTTCAAAG ATGTGCTGATGCTGCTGATGACGGATGTGCTGCTATTTCTCCAGGAGAAGGACCAGAAGTACATTTTTCCTGCCCTG GACAAGCCCTCAGTGGTGTCGCTGCAGAATCTGATAGTGCGGGACATCGCCAACCAGGAAAAAGGGATGTTCCTGATCAGCGCGGCCCCGCCCGAGATGTATGAGGTGCATACAGCGTCCCGGGATGACCGGAGCACCTGGATCCGTGTCATTCAGCAGAGTGTGCGCGT ATGCCCATCCAGGGAGGACTTCCCCCTGATTGAGACGGAGGATGAGGCATACCTACGGCGGATCAAGA TGGAGCTGCAGCAGAAGGACCGCGCGCTAGTGGAGCTGCTGCAGGAGAAGGTCGGGCTGTTTGCTGAGATGACCCACTTCCAGGCAGAAGAAGACGGTGGCAGTGGAATGtccctgcccaccctgcccaGGGGCCTTTTCCGCTCTGAGTCCCTGGAATCCCCCCGGGGCGAGCGGCTGCTGCAGGATGCTATCCGTGAGG TGGAGGGCTTGAAAGACCTGCTGGTGGGCCCTGGAGTGGAGCTGCTCCTGACGCCCCGAGAGTTGGCCCTGCCCTTGGAACCGGACAGCGGTGGTAACACGAGTCCTGGGGTTACTGCCA ATGGGGAGGCCAGAACCTTCAATGGTTCCATTGAACTCTGCAGAGCCGACTCCGACTCCAGCCAGAAG GATCGAAATGGAAACCAGCTGAGATCCCCCCAAGAG GAGGCGTTACAGCGGGTGGTCAATCTCTATGGACTTCTGCATGGCCTGCAG GCGGCTGTGGCCCAGCAGGACACTCTGATGGAAGCCCGGTTCCCCGAGGGCCCTGAGCGGCGGGATAAGCTGGCCCGAGCCAACTCTCGGGATGGGGAGGCTGGCAGGGCGGCGGCCGCCACCGTGGCCCCAGACAAGCAAGCCACCGAGCTGGCGCTGCTGCAGCGGCAACACGCGCTGCTGCAGGAGGAGCTGCGGCGCTGCCGGCGGCTGGGCGAGGAGCGGGCCACCGAGGCGGGCAGCCTGGAGGCGCGGCTCCGCGAGAGCGAGCAGGCCCGCGCGCTGCTGGAGCGCGAGGCTGAGGAGGCCCGCAGGCAGCTGGCCGCCCTGGGCCAGACCGAGCCGCTCCCTGCCGAGGCGCCCTGGGCGCGCCGGCCTCTGGATCCGCGCAGGCGCAGCCTCCCCGCTGGCGACGCCCTGTACTTGAGCTTCACGCCCCCCCAG CCCAGCCGGGGACATGACCGCCTGGATCTGCCCGTGACTGTTCGCTCTGTCCACCGACCCTTTGAGGACCGTGAGAGGCAGGAGCTGGGTAGCCCAGAAGAGCGGCTGCAAGACAGCAGTGACCCTGACACTGGCAGTGAGGAGGAAGGCAGCAGCCGTCTGTCCCCACCCCACAGTCCACGAG ACTTCACTCGAATGCAGGACATCCCAGAGGAGATAGAGAGCCGCGATGGGGAGCCTGTGGCTTCAGAGAGCTAA
- the Arhgef2 gene encoding rho guanine nucleotide exchange factor 2 isoform X3, giving the protein MVMRGAHSHRLESAGELAPSASPALPPLCASPPAQGREYSSPGASRAGAGRWSEDAALQSREMSGNRRQPSRRGQAREKEKMKEAKDARYTNGHLFTTITVSGMTMCYACNKSITAKEALVCPTCNVTIHNRCKDTLANCTKVKQKQQKAALLKNNTALQSVSLRSKTATRERPSSAIYPADSFRQSLLGSRRGRSSLSLAKSVSTTNIAGHFNDETPLGLRRILSQSTDSLNMRNRTLSVESLIDEEVIYNELMSDFEMDEKDFAADSWSLAVDSSFLQQHKKEVMKQQDVIYELIQTELHHVRTLKIMTRLFRTGMLEELQLEPGVVQGLFPCVDELSDIHTRFLSQLLERRRQALCPGSSRNFVIHRLGDLLISQFSGPSAEQMRKTYAEFCSRHTKALKLYKELYARDKRFQQFIRKVTRSAVLKRHGVQECILLVTQRITKYPVLINRILQHSHGAEEERQDLTAALGLVKELLSNVDQDVHELEKGARLQEIYNRMDPRAQAPVPGKGPFGREELLRRKLIHDGCLLWKTATGRFKDVLMLLMTDVLLFLQEKDQKYIFPALDKPSVVSLQNLIVRDIANQEKGMFLISAAPPEMYEVHTASRDDRSTWIRVIQQSVRVCPSREDFPLIETEDEAYLRRIKMELQQKDRALVELLQEKVGLFAEMTHFQAEEDGGSGMSLPTLPRGLFRSESLESPRGERLLQDAIREVEGLKDLLVGPGVELLLTPRELALPLEPDSGGNTSPGVTANGEARTFNGSIELCRADSDSSQKDRNGNQLRSPQEEALQRVVNLYGLLHGLQAAVAQQDTLMEARFPEGPERRDKLARANSRDGEAGRAAAATVAPDKQATELALLQRQHALLQEELRRCRRLGEERATEAGSLEARLRESEQARALLEREAEEARRQLAALGQTEPLPAEAPWARRPLDPRRRSLPAGDALYLSFTPPQPSRGHDRLDLPVTVRSVHRPFEDRERQELGSPEERLQDSSDPDTGSEEEGSSRLSPPHSPRDFTRMQDIPEEIESRDGEPVASES; this is encoded by the exons ATGGTTATGAGAGGAGCTCACTCCCATAGATTGGAAAGCGCTGGTGAGCTGGCACCCTCTGCTTCGCCCGCTCTCCCTCCGCTCTGCGCATCTCCCCCAGCACAGGGAAGGGAGTACAGCAGCCCGGGGGCgagcagagctggggctgggaggtGGAGTGAGGACGCGGCGCTCCAGAGCAGGGAGATGAGTGGCAACAGGAGGCAACCCAGCCGCAGGGGCCAG GCCCGggaaaaggagaagatgaaggaAGCCAAGGATGCCCGCTATACCAACGGGCACCTCTTCACCACCATCACGGTTTCGGGCATGACCATGTGCTATGCCTGTAACAAGAGTATCACCGCCAAGGAAGCCCTCGTCTGCCCAA CCTGCAATGTGACTATCCACAACCGCTGTAAAGACACCCTCGCCAACTGTACCAAGGTCAAGCAGAAG caacagaaagccgCCCTGCTGAAGAACAACACTGCCTTGCAGTCTGTTTCCCTTCGCAGTAAGA CAGCCACCCGAGAGCGGCCCTCCTCAGCCATCTACCCCGCTGACAGCTTCCGGCAGTCCCTTCTGGGCTCCCGCCGTGGCCGCTCCTCCTTGTCTTTAGCCAAGAGTGTCTCCACCACCAACATTGCTGG ACATTTCAATGATGAGACGCCCCTGGGGCTGCGTCGGATCCTCTCTCAGTCTACAGACTCGCTCAACATGCGGAACCGAACCCTGTCGGTGGAGTCCCTCATTGATGAAG AGGTGATCTACAATGAGCTGATGAGCGACTTTGAAATGGATGAGAAGGACTTTGCGGCTGATTCCTGGAGCCTTGCTGTGGATAGCAGCTTCCTGCAGCAGCACAAGAAGGAGGTGATGAAGCAGCAGGACGTCATCTACG AGCTGATTCAGACGGAGCTGCACCATGTGAGGACGCTGAAGATCATGACCCGCCTCTTCCGCACGGGGATGCTGGAAGAGCTGCAGTTGGAGCCAGGAGTTGTGCAGGGCCTGTTCCCCTGTGTGGATGAGCTCAGTGACATCCATACGCGCTTCCTCAGCCAGCTGTTAGAACGCCGACGGCAGGCTCTGTGCCCTGGCAGCTCCCGGAACTTTGTCATCCATCGCTTGGGTGACCTGCTCATCAGCCAG TTCTCAGGTCCCAGTGCGGAGCAGATGCGGAAGACCTATGCAGAGTTCTGCAGCCGGCACACCAAGGCCTTAAAGCTCTATAAGGAGCTGTATGCCCGAGACAAACGCTTCCAGCAGTTCATTCGG AAAGTGACCCGTTCAGCTGTGCTGAAGCGGCATGGGGTCCAGGAGTGCATCCTCCTGGTAACTCAGCGCATCACCAAGTACCCAGTGCTCATCAACCGCATCCTACAGCATTCCCATG GGGCTGAGGAGGAGCGCCAGGACCTAACAGCGGCACTGGGGCTGGTGAAGGAGTTGCTGTCCAACGTGGACCAGGATGTGCACGAGCTAGAGAAAGGGGCCCGTCTGCAGGAGATCTACAACCGCATGGACCCTCGGGCCCAGGCCCCGGTGCCTGGCAAGGGGCCCTTTGGCCGAGAGGAACTTCTACGGCGCAAGCTCATCCATGATGGCTGCCTGCTCTGGAAGACAGCAACTGGGCGCTTCAAAG ATGTGCTGATGCTGCTGATGACGGATGTGCTGCTATTTCTCCAGGAGAAGGACCAGAAGTACATTTTTCCTGCCCTG GACAAGCCCTCAGTGGTGTCGCTGCAGAATCTGATAGTGCGGGACATCGCCAACCAGGAAAAAGGGATGTTCCTGATCAGCGCGGCCCCGCCCGAGATGTATGAGGTGCATACAGCGTCCCGGGATGACCGGAGCACCTGGATCCGTGTCATTCAGCAGAGTGTGCGCGT ATGCCCATCCAGGGAGGACTTCCCCCTGATTGAGACGGAGGATGAGGCATACCTACGGCGGATCAAGA TGGAGCTGCAGCAGAAGGACCGCGCGCTAGTGGAGCTGCTGCAGGAGAAGGTCGGGCTGTTTGCTGAGATGACCCACTTCCAGGCAGAAGAAGACGGTGGCAGTGGAATGtccctgcccaccctgcccaGGGGCCTTTTCCGCTCTGAGTCCCTGGAATCCCCCCGGGGCGAGCGGCTGCTGCAGGATGCTATCCGTGAGG TGGAGGGCTTGAAAGACCTGCTGGTGGGCCCTGGAGTGGAGCTGCTCCTGACGCCCCGAGAGTTGGCCCTGCCCTTGGAACCGGACAGCGGTGGTAACACGAGTCCTGGGGTTACTGCCA ATGGGGAGGCCAGAACCTTCAATGGTTCCATTGAACTCTGCAGAGCCGACTCCGACTCCAGCCAGAAG GATCGAAATGGAAACCAGCTGAGATCCCCCCAAGAG GAGGCGTTACAGCGGGTGGTCAATCTCTATGGACTTCTGCATGGCCTGCAG GCGGCTGTGGCCCAGCAGGACACTCTGATGGAAGCCCGGTTCCCCGAGGGCCCTGAGCGGCGGGATAAGCTGGCCCGAGCCAACTCTCGGGATGGGGAGGCTGGCAGGGCGGCGGCCGCCACCGTGGCCCCAGACAAGCAAGCCACCGAGCTGGCGCTGCTGCAGCGGCAACACGCGCTGCTGCAGGAGGAGCTGCGGCGCTGCCGGCGGCTGGGCGAGGAGCGGGCCACCGAGGCGGGCAGCCTGGAGGCGCGGCTCCGCGAGAGCGAGCAGGCCCGCGCGCTGCTGGAGCGCGAGGCTGAGGAGGCCCGCAGGCAGCTGGCCGCCCTGGGCCAGACCGAGCCGCTCCCTGCCGAGGCGCCCTGGGCGCGCCGGCCTCTGGATCCGCGCAGGCGCAGCCTCCCCGCTGGCGACGCCCTGTACTTGAGCTTCACGCCCCCCCAG CCCAGCCGGGGACATGACCGCCTGGATCTGCCCGTGACTGTTCGCTCTGTCCACCGACCCTTTGAGGACCGTGAGAGGCAGGAGCTGGGTAGCCCAGAAGAGCGGCTGCAAGACAGCAGTGACCCTGACACTGGCAGTGAGGAGGAAGGCAGCAGCCGTCTGTCCCCACCCCACAGTCCACGAG ACTTCACTCGAATGCAGGACATCCCAGAGGAGATAGAGAGCCGCGATGGGGAGCCTGTGGCTTCAGAGAGCTAA